One part of the Dermacentor andersoni chromosome 2, qqDerAnde1_hic_scaffold, whole genome shotgun sequence genome encodes these proteins:
- the LOC129383658 gene encoding uncharacterized protein, producing the protein MLGEANTSEPYNKPDKMHFFSATDGRLNWLEDEFPQYLESLHSACKSSGKKFLSPETYEALLLTSKSSVLCIKYLLDSGFFYVFTRNLSSDPVEVLFSALRQMAGCNDCLDARAVTFGLEKLLRTGILCASQASNVGNGQIVMSMYSASTSTQLSRVDPAVPSGTSSGLDTSSIPQNTSAKTSSALLSICEPPSFVDDVNSLLAPLKVMPSAAFNSRNRCSSIRRRFRRESDRRTKDVQRLPETE; encoded by the exons ATGCTTggagaagcgaatacatcggagCCCTACAACAAGCCCGACAAGATGCATTTCTTCTCTGCGACAGATGGACGCTTGAATTGGCTTGAGGACGAATTCCCGCAGTACCTTGAGAGTCTCCACAGTGCCTGCAAATCAAGTGGAAAAAAATTCCTAAGCCCAGAAACTTACGAGGCACTGCTGCTCACAAGCAAGTCTTCTGTTCTTTGTATTAAGTACTTGCTAGATAGTGGGTTCTTTTATGTCTTCACGAGAAATCTGTCAAGTGATCCGGTTGAGGTCCTGTTCAGTGCTTTGCGTCAAATGGCGGGTTGCAATGACTGTCTAGACGCTAGAGCTGTCACCTTCGGCCTTGAAAAGTTACTCCGGACTGGCATCCTGTGTGCATCGCAGGCATCAAATGTTGGAAATGGTCAGATTGTTATGAG CATGTACAGTGCTTCTACATCAACCCAATTGAGCAGAGTTGATCCAGCTGTGCCGAGCGGGACATCTTCAGGACTGGACACATCGAGCATTCCTCAGAACACCTCGGCTAAAACCAGTAGTGCACTACTCAG CATTTGTGAACCACCGAGTTTCGTGGATGATGTCAACAGTTTGCTGGCGCCCTTGAAAGTGATGCCCT cGGCCGCCTTCAACAGTAGAAACCGCTGCAGTAGCATACGTCGCCGGTTTCGTCGTGAAAGCGATAGAAGAACAAAGGATGTGCAGCGCCTGCCCGAGACTGAATGA